The genomic stretch AGGGCGCGGAGGCGGTCATGCGGACCAACGACCTCGCCTTCGCCACCCGCCCGCGCAGCACCACGCTCGACATCGTCTCGCGCGGCCGCAAGGGCGTCATCTTCACCCCCTACGGCGACCACTGGCGCCAGATGCGCAAGATCTGCGTCGTCGAGCTCTTCAGCGCCAGGCAGGTCAGGCGCATGGAGTCCGTCTGGGCCCACGAGGTGGCCCGCCTAGTACGGTCCTTCGCCGGCTCCGGTGGCGGCGTCGTCAACTTTAGCGAGACGATGTACGCGTTCATGAACGATCTCATCGCGCGGGCGGTGTTTGGCGGCACGTGCGAGCAGGCGCAGCAGGCCGAGTACCTCCGAGAGTTCTCCAGGGCCATCGAGCTCGCGGGAGGCTTCCTCCTTGTCGACCTGTTCCCGTCGTCTAGACTGCTCCGGCGGTTCACCACCGGCGTGCGCCAGCTCACCTGGAGCTTCGGCCGCATCCAGCACATCATTGGTGAGATCATCACCGCACGGAGGGCGTTGCGCGCCCACGACCGtgcagccgccgccggcgaccagGACCTGCTGGACGTGTTGCTCAACCTGCAGGAGGAGGGCTCCTTGCCCATCCCTCTTACTGCAGAGATTATAGGCGTTGTCATCTCTGTAAGTTTACCACCCTCAGTTTCTCCCTTTTTTTTGAaggaagtagtttctcttgttttTTCACTCAAAAATTAATTCTTTTTTCAGGACATATTTGGCGCGGGTAGCGGGACGTCAGCATCTGCTATGGAGTGGGCTATGGCCGAACTCTTGAAAAACCCTGAAATTATGGCCAAAGCACAGCTTGAGGTTCGACAAGTGCTAGGTCCGAACCGAGATATCATCACTAACAATGACATTGGACAACTTCACTACATGAGATTGGTCATCAAGGAGATCCTTAGGTTGCATACTATCACCCCTCTACATGGTCCTCGAGAGGCCAGAGAGGACTGTGAGATCATGGGTTATGTCATTCCTAAAGGCACCAAAATTATCGTCAATACATTTGCGATCTCACGAGATCCTAAGTATTGGGACAACCCAGAAGTTTTTAACCCGGACAGGTTTGAGAACAGCCAACTCGACTACAAAGGCGCAAACTTTGAGTACACCCCTTTCGGTGCCGGTCGACGGCAATGCCCTGGAATCTTATTTGGTATGTCAACTATGGAGGTTACATTGGCAAATCTTCTCTATCACTTCGACTGGGTACTTCCTGATGGAACAACCCCAAACTCAATGGACATGACTGAGAAGTTTGGGCTCACCATGGGTAAAATGTCCGACCTGCAGCTAAGAGCTATTCCATACGCGTTCTCAAAGGCAACATAAATGTATGTTTATACGCGTTCTCAAAGGCAACATAAATGTATGTTTATATGTTTGCCAAAGCATATAATTAACCAACACAAATGTCACTTTGTTGAAGTAAATCTTGTTAAATTTACATGTTTGCATGCATGTTAGGTGTTGTTTGCACCGTCAGCCTGGTGACATGGAAGATGTGTTATTATGTGGCGTCCAACTGTAATCTACCCATTATCTAGTGGAGCAGGAAGCTTTTAGTGGTGCTAGCCTGATTTGACGTTTCTAGCCCACCTTATTTGTAGTAAGAAACTCTGCTACCAGTAAGTAAGAGTGTACAAAACATTTTGGCGGACTAGCTTAAAATAACCTGCCAAACTCGCCTTATAATATGGTTGGAAAAACTAGTTCATAGAAGAAAAATTCTACTATCGGCAGCGAGAGAGAAACATACTTCAGGCTTTTGCCTCGAGCTGCTGCTTGATGGGCAGAAGCCTGTACTGATAAGGACATGCAATGGAAAAACGGGCACACCAACTTGTGGCAAGTTAGCCTACTAGCATAATGAACTACCACATCTGTCTTGGATGTCAAGTTGCATATTGAAAATGTTGACATTGCTACAAATCAGTCAAATCTTATATGGCGATCTCAAGCATCTTTCTGATCTGAAACATGGATGCATTACTACAATTATTTCCATTCAAAGCAAAACACTTCAGAACCACACCAAACTATGAACATGTTCTAAATAATTCTCTCTGACTTAATGTTAACTTGGGAGCACTAGAGTAAATCAGGCATGATCTGGTCAACGTATGTAAGGGAGGGCCATTTTTCATATTAACACGGAATAGCGGGAAAAAAATCCTTCTAGTTACTAAGAAATCGTCTGTCGCCACAAGCAGTTACAATTGCTTCGTAATTAGTGTTTCAGCCAACTCTCAGCAATATTTATTTTGATCAAAAACAGGTGAGATGATAGACAAACCAAGTCGAACAGATCTTTTTTTCTAAATGAGCCCGTTTGTCTTGCTCTCTCTCGCGCGCGTGCTCGTCCGGCACAAGAGCCGTGCTACGGTGGCCTGCATTCCTGTGACAGAACTTGACGTCGACTTTGGCGCAGTGGATGCAGAAGGAGGAATCAGgtagaggcgaggcgaggcgttaTGATGCTCCCGTCGAATGATCGAATGAATGAGGAAACGAATCATATGTGTTGCAGGTTAGCTATTGGGCTGGAACGAAGAATTATCTATTCCTGGGCTTGGCCAGGATGGTTACTATGCCTAGTGAAAAGAAATTTTTAGTTTTGGAAGGGGGGCCAGGACCAGTTTGGCCTCCATGAGGCTCCACCAGTGCCAACtcccaagaaaaaaaaattgaagtcATTTGCGTAAAATGACCATAATGGTAGTTCAGAGAGTCAACGGCGAG from Lolium rigidum isolate FL_2022 chromosome 4, APGP_CSIRO_Lrig_0.1, whole genome shotgun sequence encodes the following:
- the LOC124647285 gene encoding desmethyl-deoxy-podophyllotoxin synthase-like; this translates as METISVCFALASALVLWFIAPIIVATTRLKSKQLPPGPRSLPIVGSLHRIMGTFPHRRLMDLSRRHGPLMFLMLGEVPAVVVSSAEGAEAVMRTNDLAFATRPRSTTLDIVSRGRKGVIFTPYGDHWRQMRKICVVELFSARQVRRMESVWAHEVARLVRSFAGSGGGVVNFSETMYAFMNDLIARAVFGGTCEQAQQAEYLREFSRAIELAGGFLLVDLFPSSRLLRRFTTGVRQLTWSFGRIQHIIGEIITARRALRAHDRAAAAGDQDLLDVLLNLQEEGSLPIPLTAEIIGVVISDIFGAGSGTSASAMEWAMAELLKNPEIMAKAQLEVRQVLGPNRDIITNNDIGQLHYMRLVIKEILRLHTITPLHGPREAREDCEIMGYVIPKGTKIIVNTFAISRDPKYWDNPEVFNPDRFENSQLDYKGANFEYTPFGAGRRQCPGILFGMSTMEVTLANLLYHFDWVLPDGTTPNSMDMTEKFGLTMGKMSDLQLRAIPYAFSKAT